The genomic segment CCTTAGGAAAACCCAGCGAAGTGCGACAGGGTAAGACCTGGATATTACTTAAACCAAGGGAGGAAAGGGTGGGCAAAAAAGGTAGGATAGTTAGAGTAGAAGAGAGTAGGTGGTTGTGGTGTAAGGGAGCTGAGGACAGAGTCATGATAAATTGTGGGCGATGTGGGAGATTGGCCCCCGGAGAATTGGAGCAGGAAGACATACATGGGGTAGTCCTATCTGGAACCACATGGCTATGCGAGGATTGTTATGAACCTCATAAGGCGTATCTGATAGAAAGAATAGGTGAGGAGGAGTACTTTGGCGCAGTTACATCCTGGGGATTCGGGGTTAACATGAAAGCCACAGCAGGAAGGCGTAGAGTGGCGATAGGAAGAAAAGAAAAAACAATAGTAGACTTCAAAGATAGTAGCAAATGCCCATGTCGGCCAGCGAATTGGAAATATGGATCACCACCTCTGGTGATGAAAAATGTAAGGACAACAATGGAAAGAGACACAAGGAGAGAGCCCCAAGTTATGCTAGGGGACTTGGAGAAATTTTGGACCAAAGAGGACTTAGAAGTCCTGGAGAAACATCAGTGCTACATGAGGCGGGATAAGGCCGGGGCAGAGTGGCACGAGAGTACAGTCAGGAGGTTTGGCCTTAAGTGGAAGATGTTGGATTGCAACATAGGGGCTTGCATGACCGACAACAGATGGGTAGAAATGATGTTAGGAGATATCCATAGGCCAAGAGCTAGTAAACATGGAGTGAGGAGGAGATTAATTGAGGAAGAGGTACGGGCCCAGAAAAAGGTAGAGGGGCAAGGAAAAGAACCGGTTTTCCTTATAGAAGAAAGTAAGGAAGAACATGGAGAGGGACCAGGTTTGAAGATAAGGAGGCTAAGAAGGTATACCCCAAGGCACAGACAGGATAATCAGAGATCAAGGAAAGAAAAGgaggaaagacagaaagagagaggtaggcagCTAGTGAAAGGATGGTTTGGGTGTGGCTCAAAAGACAATGGCCCTAGTGGGCTGCTAGACGCAGGAGTTAGGAGGCAGACGGCACAAGGGCCAGCCTGGAGACCTATCTGGGCACTAAAGGCAACAGAGGAAGGACAAGGTAAAACCATACAAGGAGATGAATCAGAGCATAAATGCGAGGGACCTAACTGGTCCAAAATTGCAGATCTTACTAGTTCAGTAGTAAGGTGTGAGGCAGCAGCAGGAGACCTGAGAAGGGAGCTGAAATACATTGGGGATGAACTTATAGGTATGGTAAACCCCAGAAGTAGGAAGGGCAAGAAGAAGGCCAAGAAAGGCAGGCGACAATAACATAATGGTCTAACCAATCTTCCCTGAATTATAGGAATCAGAAGCTTCAGAGGAAGAACAGTTGTATGAGGAAGCAAAGATCCTAGGAGAATGGTGTATGGCTAGAATGGAGACATTCATTAAACATTGGCAAATAATGGATATGCCTGAACTGAATGACTGTTGCGAGGGGCATATGTTGTGTTTTGAAAATACCAGGGAACTAGACGTATGTGGAGGGTGTGCATTTAGTGTAAAGGGAAATCTACATGGAAGGCTAAATTGGCGAGGGAAAGATTtggagagtgtgtgtttaggttgCTTAGAGGAAGCCAGAGATTGGCCAAAAATGAGGGTAATGGTAAAAAGAGGGATGGCTTGGGAAATGacccaggacagagaagaggcaAAAATGAGGGTTGTGTATAATGGTAAAGAAATAGAATGGGGCAAACGGGGAAGATAGAGTTATCAGGGCTAAACAATGAAATATATTACACAGGATGGAGCCAGGACCAGGGGAGGATGGAACCATCGGTGCGAGGGTTGTACTAGCATAACCAGAGGAAAAATAATTAGAGATACCAGACGTGGGTATAGGTCTTTTACATACGTTTGTAAAGCTTGCTTTTGTAGTGCAACAAGTAATAAGTATAAGTACTGTACATATGCAGAAGATGAAACAGAGGACTGGCCCAAAGATGGGTCatatgtaaacattctatttATGGCAGAATAACTGCTAGATCCGTAACAGAGGACAGTCAGTACCTCAAGAGTAGGTATTGGTTGAAGATGGAAGACGGGCAGGAGGTTAGCTATGGCATGATACAGAGAATAGATGGGCTAATGTTAGGGCTATGCTATGATGGGGGAATAATGAGGCGAGGAACTAAGAGAAAGGAGTGTTCAGATGCTGGAGAGGGTGTGACAAGAGATGAAAAGAATCTGCCCACTCCATCAAGCAATGGGGACAACAACACAGGACATTCATGGGAGTCACTCAGTGAGACATCAGGTACAGATGTGATTGGCAATACAAGGAAACAGCAAAGTAACAGTTACAATATATTGAGTCCATACACAGAGTTGGAAGTGTATTAAGATATTAGAATTGGGAATCTAGCGTTAGTGCTGTGAGAATACCGATTACAGGAAAGTGACCAAGGGGCTGAGCATTTAAGGTAATTGAACTATTTTTGCTATTTAGTCAATATTGTTAGAAGTGTTAACGCATTTAAAGTTTTGCAATATTATCTGGCATAGCTTAAAGCATTAAGGATTGATTGAGCATTATTGATGTATTAGGAAACTGTAGAACCATTGAATTGTAATGATGTgtataagacaaaaaacagagtgaCTTAATAAAAGCTTGAAACTTTGACAACTAGGCCAGATTAACGATGCAAACGCCTTTGACACTCTCACTGAACAGAAAGTGACCCTGGTTATAGGTTAAAGTGATCGCACTAAAGAATATTTCATTGTGTGgacaataatatatttttaaGAGAGTCAAAACATATACCAATACTAGTTTCCGAGTGACTACTAGCTGACGACCATAATAACTACTAAGAGTTGTTATTAGGTATTGATATATACATAGGTAAAGATAACTTGAGGGTAAGGAAATATAGGAGGAATCCATAACACTTAGAATATTTAAATAGGAGTATATCTATCCAAGGCCTCATACTAGACCGGAAAATAAGGGAGTGACAACGTGAACGAAGGAACAAACCCAACTCACGTGAAGGGCCATTAGGAATAAATAGAAGGGTTGGTAGGGCCGCACGGCTAGGCTCTTGTTACACCGAAGTAACTAAAATCCTAAAGTACTCTGCCTAGCCAGAGGACGGGGTAGAGGCTTTTGCTGCAGGTATTGGGCAAAAGTCAGCACCGTGACAGGGCAATGGGTaatgtttccaaaccgagttcaaatgtccaCCGACACCAAtcctatctatccaaccgtgggTCATGTTTCCAACatggctcatgtttccaaaccgagttcaaatgtccaaccgagaccaatcctatctatccaaccgtggctcatgtttccaacggggacatggctcatgtttccaaaccgagttcaaatgtccaactgagactaatcctatctatccaaccgtggctcaagtttccaaaccgagttcaaatgtccaaccgagaccaatcctatctatccaaccgtggctcatgtttccaaaccgagttcaaatgtccaactgagacccattctatctatccaaccgtggctcatgtttccaaaccgagttcaaatgtccaactgaGACCAATCCTATCTATCCAAACATGGCTCATGTGTCCAACGGTGCCTTGGCTaatgtttccaaaccgagttcaaatgtccaactgagacccatcctatctatccaaccgtggctcatgtttccaaaccgagttcaaatgtccaaccgagaccaatcctatctatccaaccgtggctcatgtttccaacggggcatggctcatgtttccaaaccgagttcaaatgtccaactgagacccatcctatctatccaaccgtggctcatgtttccaaactgagttcaaatgtccaaACGAGACCAATgctatctatccaaccgtggctcatgtttccaaaccgagttcaaatgtccaaccgaGACCAATGGtatctatccaaccgtggctcatgtttccaaaccgagttcaaatgtccaactgaGACCAATCCTATCTATCCAACCATGGCTCGTGTTTCCAACGGGGCCatggctcatgtttccaaaccgagttcaaatgtccaaacgagaccaatcctatctatccaaccgtggctcatgtttccaaTGGGGCCatggctcatgtttccaaaccgagttcaaatgtccaaccgaGACCAATCTtatctatccaaccgtggctcatgtttccaaaccgagttcaaatgtccaactgagacccatcctatctatccaaccgtggctcatgtttccaaaccgagttcaaatgtccaactgagaccaatgctatctatccaaccgtggctcatgtttccaacgGTGCCTTGGCTaatgtttccaaaccgagttcaaatgtccaaccgagaccaatcctatctatccaaccgtggctcatgtttccaacggggccatggctaatgtttccaaaccgagttcaaatgtccaactgagaccaatgctatctatccaaccgtggctcatgtttccaacgGTGCCTTGGCTaatgtttccaaaccgagttcaaatATCCATCCGAGACCAAtcctatctatccaaccgtggctcatgtttccaaaccgagttcaaatgtccaactgagacccattctatctatccaaccgtggctcatgtttccaacggggccatggctcatgtttccaaaccgagttcaaatgtccaaccgagaccaatgctatctatccaaccgtggctcatgtttccaaaccgagttcaaatgtccaactgagaccaatcctatctatccaaccgtggctcgtgtttccaacggggccatggctcaatgtttccaaaccgagttcaaatgtccaaccgaGACCAATCGtatctatccaaccgtggctcatTATTCCAATGGGGCCATGGGTaatgtttccaaaccgagttcaaatgtccaaccgacaccaatcctatctatccaaccgtgggtcatgtttccaacggggccatggctcatgtttccaaactgagttcaaatgtccaaccgaGACCAATCCTATCTATTCAaccgtggctcatgtttccaacggggacatggctcatgtttccaaaccgagttcaaTTGTCCAACTGAGACTAAtcctatctatccaaccgtggctcatgtttccaacgGGTCCATGGCTaatgtttccaaaccgagttcaaatgtccaaccgagaccaatgctatctatccaaccgtggctcatgtttccaaaccgagttcaaatgtccaactgaGACCAATGCTATCTTTCCAaccgtggctcatgtttccaacgGTGCCTTGGCTaatgtttccaaaccgagttcaaatgtccaaccgagaccaatcctatctatccaaccgtggctcatgtttccaaaccgagttcaaatgtccaactgagacccatcctatctatccaaccgtggctcatgtttccaaaccgagttcaaatgtccaaccgagaccaatgctatctatccaaccgtggctcatgtttccaaaccgagttcaaatgtccaactgagaccaatgctatctatccaaccgtggctcatgtttccaacgGTGCCTTGGCTaatgtttccaaaccgagttcaGATGTCCAACCGAGACCAAtcctatctatccaaccgtggctcatgtttccaaacccagttcaaatgtccaactgagacccattctatctatccaaccgtggaTCATGTTCACAACGGGGCCATGCctcatgtttccaaaccgagttcaaatgtccaaccgaGACCAATGCTATCTATCCAACCTtggctcatgtttccaaaccgtgttcaaatgtccaactgagaccaatgctatctatccaaccgtggctcatgtttccaacggggccatatctaatgtttccaaaacgagttcaaatgtccaactgagaccaatcctatctatccaaccgtggctcatgtttccaacgGGGCCATGGCTCATGTTTCCAACGGGGCCATAGCTCATGTTTCCAACGGGGCAGTAGCTCATGTTTCCAACGGGGCCATAGCTCATGTTTCGACCGGGGCCatggctcatgtttccaaaccgagatcaaatgtccaactgagaccaatcctatctatccaaccgtgtctcatgtttccaacggggccatggctaatgtttccaaaccgagttcaaatgtccaactgagaccaatcctatctatccaaccgtggctcatgATTCCAATGGGGCCATGGGTaatgtttccaaaccgagttcaaatgtccaaccgacaccaatcctatctatccaaccgtggctcatgtttccaaaccgagttcaaatgtccaactgagacccattctatctatccaaccgtggctcatgtttccaacggggccatggctcatgtttccaaaccgagttcaaatgtccaaccgaGACCAAAACTATCTATCCAACCTtggctcatgtttccaaaccgTGTACAAATGTCCAACTGAGACCAATgctatctatccaaccgtggctcatgtttccaacgGGGCCATGGCTCATGTTTCCAACGGGGCCATAGCTCATGTTTCCAACGGGGCCATAGCTCATGTTTCCAACGGGGCCATAGCTCATGTTTCGACCGGGGCCACGGCTCATGTTTCGAAACCGAGATCAAATGTCCAACTGAGACCAATCCTATCTTTCCAACCGTGTCTCATTTTTCCAACGGGGCCATGGCTaatgtttccaaaccgagttcaaatgtccaactgagaccaatcctatctatccaaccgtgtctcatgtttccaacggggccatggctaatgtttccaaaccgagttcaaatgtccaactgagaccaatcctatctatccaaccgtgggtcatgtttccaacggggccatggctcatgtttccaaaccgagttcaaatgtccaaccgagaccaatgctatctatccaaccgtggctcatgtttccaaaccgagttcaaatgtccaactgagacccatcctatctatccaaccgtggctcatgtttccaaaccgagttcaaatgtccaaccgagaccaatgctatctatccaaccgtggctcatgtttccaaaccgagttcaaatgtccaactgagaccaatgctatctatccaaccgtggctcatgCTTCCAACGGTGCCTTGGCTaatgtttccaaaccgagttcaGATGTCCAACCGAGACCAAtcctatctatccaaccgtggctcatgtttccaaacccagttcaaatgtccaactgagacccattctatctatccaaccgtggctcatgtttccaacggggccatgcctcatgtttccaaaccgagttcaaatgtccaaccgaGACCAATGCTATCTATCCAACCTtggctcatgtttccaaaccgtgttcaaatgtccaactgagaccaatgctatctatccaaccgtggctcatgtttccaacggggccatggctaatgtttccaaaccgagatcaaatgtccaactgagaccaatcctatctatccaaccgtggctcatgtttccaacggtgccatggctcatgtttccaaaccgagttcaaatgtccaactgagacccatcctatctatccaaccgtggctcatgtttccaaaccgagttcaaatgtccaactgagaccaatgctatctatccaaccgtggctcatgtttccaacgGTGCCTTGGCTaatgtttccaaaccgagttcaaatgtccaaccgagaccaatcctatctatccaaccgtggctcatgtttccaaaccaagttcaaatgtccaactgaGACCAATGCTATCTATCCAACCATGGCTCATGTTTCCAACGGTGCCTTGGCTaatgtttccaaaccgagttcaaatgtccaaccgagaccaatcctatctatccaaccgtggctcatgtttccaaaccaagttcaaatgtccaactgagaccaatgctatctatccaaccgtggctcatgtttccaacgGTGCCTTGGCTaatgtttccaaaccgagttcaaatATCCATCCGAGACCAAtcctatctatccaaccgtggctcatgtttccaacggggacatggctcatgtttccaaaccgagttcaaTTGTCCAACTGAGACTAAtcctatctatccaaccgtggctcatgtttccaacgGGGCCATGGCTCATGTTTCCAACGGGGCCATAGCTCATGTTTCCAACGGGGCCATAGCTCATGTTTCCAACGGGGCCATAGCTCATGTTTCGACCGGGGCCACGGCTCATGTTTCGAAACCGAGATCAAATGTCCAACTGAGACCAATCCTATCTTTCCAACCGTGTCTCATGTTTCCAACGGGGCCATGGCTaatgtttccaaaccgagttcaaatgtccaactgagaccaatcctatctatccaaccgtgtctcatgtttccaacggggccatggctcatgtttccaaaccgagttcaaatgtccaaccgagaccaatgctatctatccaaccgtggctcatgtttccaaaccgagttcaaatgtccaactgagacccatcctatctatccaaccgtggctcatgtttccaaaccgagttcaaatgtccaaccgagaccaatgctatctatccaaccgtggctcatgtttccaaaccgagttcaaatgtccaactgagaccaatgctatctatccaaccgtggctcatgCTTCCAACGGTGCCTTGGCTaatgtttccaaaccgagttcaGATGTCCAACCGAGACCAAtcctatctatccaaccgtggctcatgtttccaaaccgagttcaaatgtccaactgagaccaatgctatctatccaaccgtggctcatgtttccaacgGTGCCTTGGCTaatgtttccaaaccgagttcaaatgtccaactgagaccaatcctatctatccaaccgtggctcatgtttccaacggtgccatggctcatgtttccaaaccgagttcaaatgtccaactgagacccatcctatctatccaaccgtggctcatgtttccaaaccgagttcaaatgtccaactgagaccaatgctatctatccaaccgtggctcatgtttccaacgGTGCCTTGGCTaatgtttccaaaccgagttcaaatgtccaaccgagaccaatcctatctatccaaccgtggctcatgtttccaaaccaagttcaaatgtccaactgaGACCAATGCTATCTATCCAACCATGGCTCATGTTTCCAACGGTGCCTTGGCTaatgtttccaaaccgagttcaaatgtccaaccgagaccaatcctatctatccaaccgtggctcatgtttccaaaccaagttcaaatgtccaactgagaccaatgctatctatccaaccgtggctcatgtttccaacgGTGCCTTGGCTaatgtttccaaaccgagttcaaatATCCATCCGAGACCAAtcctatctatccaaccgtggctcatgtttccaacggggacatggctcatgtttccaaaccgagttcaaTTGTCCAACTGAGACTAAtcctatctatccaaccgtggctcatgtttccaacgGGTCCATGGCTaatgtttccaaaccgagttcaaatgtccaaccgagaccaatgctatctatccaaccgtggctcatgtttccaaaccgagttcaaatgtccaactgaGACCAATGCTATCTTTCCAaccgtggctcatgtttccaacgGTGCCTTGGCTaatgtttccaaaccgagttcaaatgtccaaccgagaccaatcctatctatccaaccgtggctcatgtttccaaaccgagttcaaatgtccaactgagacccatcctatctatccaaccgtggctcatgtttccaaaccgagttcaaatgtccaaccgagaccaatgctatctatccaaccgtggctcatgtttccaaaccgagttcaaatgtccaactgaGACCAATGCTATCTATCCAACCATGGCTCATGTTTCCAACGGTGCCTTGGCTaatgtttccaaaccgagttcaaatgtccaactgagacaaatgctatctatccaaccgtggctcatgtttccaacggggccatggctaatgtttccaaaccgagttcaaatgtccaactgagaccaatgctatctatccaaccgtggctcatgtttccaacgGTGCCTTGGCTaatgtttccaaaccgagttcaaatATCCATCCGAGACCAAtcctatctatccaaccgtggctcatgtttccaaaccgagttcaaatgtccaactgagacccattctatctatccaaccgtggctcatgtttccaacggggccatggctcatgtttccaaaccgagttcaaatgtccaaccgaGACCAATCGtatctatccaaccgtggctcatTATTCCAATGGGGCCATGGGTaatgtttccaaaccgagttcaaatgtccaaccgacaccaatcctatctatccaaccgtgggtcatgtttccaacggggccatggctcatgtttccaaactgagttcaaatgtccaaccgagaccaatcctatctatccaaccgtggctcatgtttccaacggggacatggctcatgtttccaaaccgagttcaaTTGTCCAACTGAGACTAAtcctatctatccaaccgtggctcatgtttccaacTGGTCCATGGCTaatgtttccaaaccgagttcaaatgtccaaccgagaccaatgctatctatccaaccgtggctcatgtttccaaaccgagttcaaatgtccaactgaGACCAATGCTATCTTTCCAaccgtggctcatgtttccaacgGTGCCTTGGCTaatgtttccaaaccgagttcaaatgtccaaccgagaccaatcctatctatccaaccgtggctcatgtttccaaaccgagttcaaatgtccaactgagacccatcctatctatccaaccgtggctcatgtttccaaaccgagttcaaatgtccaactgagaccaatgctatctatccaaccgtggctcatgtttccaacgGTGCCTTGGCTaatgtttccaaaccgagttcaGATGTCCAACCGAGACCAAtcctatctatccaaccgtggctcatgtttccaaacccagttcaaatgtccaactgagacccattctatctatccaaccgtggaTCATGTTCACAACGGGGCCATGCctcatgtttccaaaccgagttcaaatgtccaaccgaGACCAATGCTATCTATCCAACCTtggctcatgtttccaaaccgtgttcaaatgtccaactgagaccaatgctatctatccaaccgtggctcatgtttccaacggggccatatctaatgtttccaaaacgagttcaaatgtccaactgagaccaatcctatctatccaaccgtggctcatgtttccaacgGGGCCATGGCTCATGTTTCCAACGGGGCCATAGCTCATGTTTCCAACGGGGCAGTAGCTCATGTTTCCAACGGGGCCATAGCTCATGTTTCGACCGGGGCCatggctcatgtttccaaaccgagatcaaatgtccaactgagaccaatcctatctatccaaccgtgtctcatgtttccaacggggccatggctaatgtttccaaaccgagttcaaatgtccaactgagaccaatcctatctatccaaccgtggctcatgATTCCAATGGGGCCATGGGTaatgtttccaaaccgagttcaaatgtccaaccgacaccaatcctatctatccaaccgtgggtcatgtttccaaaccgagttcaaatgtccaactgagaccaatgctatctatccaaccgtggctcatgtttccaacgGTGCCTTGGCTAATGTTTCCATaccgagttcaaatgtccaaccgagaccaatcctatctatccaaccgtggctcatgtttccaaaccgagttcaaatgtccaactgagacccattctatctatccaaccgtggctcatgtttccaacggggccatggctcatgtttccaaaccgagttcaaatATCCAACCGAGACCAAAACTATCTATCCAACCTtggctcatgtttccaaaccgtgttcaaatgtccaactgagaccaatgctatctatccaaccgtggctcatgtttccaacgGGGCCATGGCTCATGTTTCCAACG from the Oncorhynchus kisutch isolate 150728-3 linkage group LG4, Okis_V2, whole genome shotgun sequence genome contains:
- the LOC116373369 gene encoding uncharacterized protein LOC116373369; the protein is MINCGRCGRLAPGELEQEDIHGVVLSGTTWLCEDCYEPHKAYLIERIGEEEYFGAVTSWGFGVNMKATAGRRRVAIGRKEKTIVDFKDSSKCPCRPANWKYGSPPLVMKNVRTTMERDTRREPQVMLGDLEKFWTKEDLEVLEKHQCYMRRDKAGAEWHESTVRRFGLKWKMLDCNIGACMTDNRWVEMMLGDIHRPRASKHGVRRRLIEEEVRAQKKVEGQGKEPVFLIEESKEEHGEGPGLKIRRLRRYTPRHRQDNQRSRKEKEERQKERGRQLVKGWFGCGSKDNGPSGLLDAGVRRQTAQGPAWRPIWALKATEEGQGKTIQGDESEHKCEGPNWSKIADLTSSVVRCEAAAGDLRRELKYIGDELIGMVNPRSRKGKKKAKKGRRQ